In Ovis aries strain OAR_USU_Benz2616 breed Rambouillet chromosome 22, ARS-UI_Ramb_v3.0, whole genome shotgun sequence, the DNA window CAGACTTTTTGGAATCAAAACAGTTAGCTGGTAACTTGGAGCTGATTTTTCTTATTACAGTGAAGTGGACAAGCTGTTTAAAATTTGGCGAATGATACTGGTGAATGATATGGGTGAGATagaggcctcccaggtggctaggtggtaaagaatccctctgccagtgcaggagatgcaggttcagttcctgggttgggaagatcccctgtagaaggaaatggcaacccactccagtattcttgcctggagagtcccatagacagaggagcctggcgggctacagttcatgggtcacaaagagtcagataccacttagcaactaaacaatagcagcAGCATGGATAAGATCTGGATACTTACTGTTAAAGCAAATCCTCATTATAAAGCattgaaaatgtacatttttagcTTAAAATGAGCCAAAATTGTTGtgctaactttaaaaaatttaaggaatCTTGGCTCTAATCCTCTCCATAGCAACAGTTTAAAAGGCTCTAAAACTGGATAAACAGTTTTGCAAGGCAGTCAGGATATCAGAATGCGAAAATTGCTGAGGAATCATGAATACTATTCCTGTTTTTTCTAACGAAGGAAGAAATTTTGCTTCAGAAACTTTAGGGGACTGGCCACAATTATATAGCCAGTTAGTAGCCATTCCTATCTTTTCAGTAAAAGCCCATGTGCCTggtgcatattttaatttttcttcctttaaaaaatttttttaatataaattaattaattttaactggaggctaattactttacaatattgtattggttttgccatacatcagcatgaatccgccacggatgtacacgtgttccccatcctgaacccccctcccacctccctccccgcgcCATCTCTCTGGGTGCCCAGCTAGCTCAGTCGGTAGAACATGAGActcttaatttttattctaaatgttACCTTTCACCTTTCTGGTCTTCTAGGAATTAGTGTTTTTAACTACAGCTTTGTGGAAGAAATGTCATAAAGCAGCTATATATAGAGTAGTTATCTATAAGATCCCCATTAAAATCTGAGAGCCTGTTTTTAGGAAGGTTATGTCATTGAATGTGAAAATTGCACCACCCAGTGGCAAAATTGTTGAACAGCAAACAAAACTAGCTCGAGGTGTGACAATAAATCTTACCAGGGTTAGATCCAGTGAGTTATCCTTTAAGTACCAAAAcctaatgttgttgtttagttgctaagtcacatctgacttgcaatcgcatggactgtagcctgtcaggctcctctgtccatgtgatttcccaggcaagaatactggaatgagttgccttttctttttccaggggatcattccacctcagggatcaaacctgggtctcctgcttggcaggtgaattctttaccactgagacacctgggaagcccaccgaaacctaataaatatcaaaaaaagaaattatctgcttgcattttctcagaaaacatcactattttctctaataatgtgaCGATATgtcctttacttttaaaaacGATTCTCATCTGCTTCTACATCTTTCTCTAGGTCCTGGAATCTCAAGCTTtgctaaaaaattaaatgaaatcaaTGTCTATCTGACTGCATGCATGGAAAGAGCCAGGAAAGTGATTCCATCAATCCAGCACACAGAAACACCTGTTTACCTGGGAGCCACGGCCGGCATGCGGTTGCTCAGGTATAGCAGCCTGTAGGGACTGAGCACAGCTGGGAGTTGGGCTTGGTTGCACTAGAGCCTCTGAACTATGAGCAAATGCCACACTACTTCTTAACACAATTCTAGAGATGCTAAACATCCACACCGAAGAAAATGTCAGTGAACAGATAATATTCCCAAAGTCTTTGAATGTATAATAATGGGAGTttacatatgtaaaaaaaaaaaaaaaaaaagccctcgtGCTGATCTCCCCACAGGGAGTTCAAGGGAGTGATGGCACAAAGAAAGATTGAGCCTGTATACTCTGATATTTGGGGTAACAGATTTAGCCATTCCATATCTGGGAGGAGGAGACCCAGAGGAGATCACAGATGTCCCAAGACACAAATTGTCCCAGCACAGAGTTACTGGTCACCACTTAGCACCTATCggcttaatttttcatttgtttgttcactCATTGATTCAGTGTGTAGTGAccacctcctctgtcccaggACATGGGAATAGACTATTCATCTCCCAAGATCCGAGTTTTGATACAGGGTGGCCAATTCTTTGCTAGAGGAGTGCTCAGAGCTGCTACAGGAACATACCTGTCCCTGCCAAGGATGGGAGGAGATCAAGAAGACTCACCAGAGGAGGAGTCCATGAACCAAATCATTGAGGGCTTGTTGGAGGTTGGGAGAAGGGCATCACAGGCCAAGTAGATGTTATGTATTCCATAACCTATgtttgctactgctactgctaagtcgcttcagtcgtgtccgactctgtgcgaccccatagacggcagcccagcaggctcccccatccctgggattctccaggcaagaacactggtgtgggttgccatttccttctccaatgcatgaaagtgaaaagtgaaagtgaagtcgctcagtcaggtccgactcttagcgaccccatggactgcagcccaccacgctcctccatccatgggattttccaggcaagagtactggagtggggtgccattgccttctctgataaccTATGTTTATTGGACACCTATTACATGTCAGGCACAAGTCCCTCCTTTTCCTGGATCTTGTATTCTAATCACTGTACCCAAGAGGGATATGTGAGAGACCAGGGCCTGTTCAGAGGACTATAGATAGTTCTGCACAAACGGAACACAGGGTGCATAGGGTAAATATCAATAGTGACAATAATAGTGGTAGAAGCTTGTATTTGTTGGGCCTTTTCTACGTTCTCAGCACCATGTTACGGAGGTAACTCTATAAAGTAAGAGGTACCATTAGCTATTCTTAACCAgattaagaaagctgtggtgcacagaTGTTAAGGAACTCACCAAAGGTCACTCATCTGGCAAGTGGTAGAGCCAGGTTCTGAGTGGGATTCCAAGAGGGCAAGGTTCAAATCACAGTGTGCCTCATGGGCCATGCCAAGGAGATTGGAGTTTATCTGGGAAATAATGGGAAGCCACGAAAGGATGCTTCACAACCGGTGACACTCAGTTAcccagtcgagtctgactcttcgcgaccccatggcctgtggcacgccaggcctccctggccttcaccatctcctggagcttgcccaagttcattatcattgcattggtgatgccgtccagtcatctcatcctctgacaccctcttctccttctgtcctcaatctttccaagcatcagggacttttccaatgagtcgtctgttagcatcagatgaccaaaatcctggagctccagcttcagcatcactccttccagtgaatattcattttaTCTCCCTTACGTTTAACTGggtgaatctccttgctgtccaagggactttcaggactcttctccagcaccacagttcgaaggcatcaactctttggtttcctgttttctttgtgggccaactctcacaaccgtatgtgaccactgggaaaaccatggccttgactatacagacctttgtcagcagagtaatgtctctgcttttcaacacacatctaggtttgtcgtagctttcctaccaagaagcaaacgtcttctgatttcatggctgcagtcaccatccacagtgattttggagcccaagaagaggaaatctgccgCTGCGCCCacattttcccctctatttgccatgcagtgtgCCATGCACACTGGTAGAGAGGTGGATTGGAAGGGAGGAAAGCTAGGGATAAGGAGGCCCATTGCTAGGGTATGGAAGGCATTCGACTGAGAGATTATGGAGTCTGATGCCAGTTGGAAGGCAGCATTTTCTGACCCAGAGACTCTCGGTATTGTATTAGCTAGATCCTggaagggcttcctaggtggtgcagtggtaaaagaatccacctgctaatgcaggagacacaagagacatgggtttgaccccaggTTGGGAcgactccttggagaaggaaatggcaacccactccagtatccttgcccgaaaaatcccacggacagaggagtctggtggactacagtccatggggccgcaaagagtcagacatggctgagcgtgCAAACCTTGGTGAAAGCAGTTGTTGTCCATCTTCATTATGACAACCCTGGAAGATTTCTTCTTTAGATCTCAAGATTTCAAACCCAAAAACCAAGGCACAATATGagaaagttgttttattttttaaccaatcTGGCACCAACTGAGTTTGGGTATCTGTCTCAGGACGTTTACCACCTGGAATTTACTAGAGCCCTAATTAAAAACCTCAAGGAGAGTCCTGAGGCTGTGTAAGCAGCTCAAAGCCTCCATTAATAGCTAATGTAGCACAGCTCAGCTCTAGGTTTGGTGATCAAGCAATATCCAGCTACTACCACCGTAATTAAAATTACTCTGATAATTTCCTGGAGCCAGGCAACAACGAATGCAAATGGTCTTTTAAGAGGACCAACCTATGTAGGGATTGAAAGGATTTGGATTTGGAGAGAGGGGGCCAAGAGTAGTTATGCCTCACCCCAAGGgagggctcctcagacagccatgtgTGGGGATCCCCATCCATCTGTTTAGTCCATGAGTCTGTGGTTCAGCTTCCTAGTAGAACAGGCTGGAAGCTCTGGCTGCAGTAGGTAGTTGTAGTTATTCAAACAAAACCAGTAACCTCAGCTCTTTGTGCAGGATGGAAAATAAACAGATGGCAGACAAGATCCTGGCTGTGGTTGCAAGCAGCATCAGCAAGTACCCCTTTGACTTCCAAGGTGCCAGAATCATCAGTGGCCAGGAGGAAGGTGCCTATGGCTGGATTACTGTCAACTATTTGCTGGGCAAATTCACTCAGGTGATTATCTCACAGCACCCTGGGAGGTGGCTCCATGGGGGTCAATGCCATTAAACAGAATGAATGATggataaatgaacaaattaacGTCCTCTCATATTTGCAAGGGTCACCAGAGGTATAATTCTCTTTCAACTGCTCTTACTATCGGAGAATAAGGGAGCCATATCTTCACCTTACAgagatacagaaaaaataaaaaataaagaagtgtaGAAAAATCAgtcttcctgggtggcactagtggtaaagaacccgcctgccactgcaggagacacaagagacatgggtttgatcccagggtccgaaagatcccatggaggaagacatggcaacccactccagtcgtcttctggagaatcccatggacagaggagcctggtgggctttagtccatagggttgcaaagagtcggacaggactgaagtgactttgtatgcacacacgcacacatagaaaaattaaaaatctatcaTTGAAAATAAAGGTATCTGTTATCTTCCCAGTGCTGTGTGTCTTGTGCTATATGCAAAGCATTTTTCATATACCATTTGATTTAATCTTCAGAATACTTACAGGAGATGTTCTCTCATTGAAAAGCCACAAATGGAGGCCTAGAGAAGGTAATTATTCTGCCTAAAGTCACGCAGCTAATGAGCAAATGAGTGGAGATTGGAATTTTAGTCTTTCCGGCCCCCGGTTGTAAACTGGCCCTGTATTGCTACAATCTGAGCTGAGTCTCTGAAGCCCCTCTTTTCTTGCTGTTGATTTGATGCAGACTCAGGAACCTCTGGTGAGCTTGGTGTCACCCTTATGCTCCTATGCCTTAGGAAGTCCTTGAGTCCGAGAAATCATATGAAAAGCGAGATGTACAGAGGCTTCTACAGCTGGTGACTATACTCTTTTTCAGAAATTGAGTTGGTTTAACTTGAAGCCAAGCAAAGACGATACTCAGGAAACCTATGGAGCTTTAGACCTTGGGGGAGCCTCTACACAAATCACTTTTGTGCCCCGAAATGAAACGACTGAGTCTCCAGACAACAACCTGTACTTTCGCCTCTATGGCAAGAACTacaatgtatacacacacagctTCCTGTGCTATGGGAAAGACCAAGCACTTTTTCAGAAACTGGCCCTGGGACTTCAGGCAAGTATAACTGAATCCAGACCACCCTCCCAACAGCTGGGGGCCTCCAGCCCCCACATcttgttgttttctatttctacTGCATAATTGGTTTGAAGTTGGTTGCTGTACTTTCCAAAATTTTTCAGGGAGGATATCTATGAACATCTGGTCAATTCCTGTGAACTGTCCCATCTAGACATCACCTCCTATGTTTGTTTACTGCACTGTCTCCAAGAACACGACTCAAATCCtttctttggaaataatttctCATCCCTGTAGAGCTGACAATGAAAAGCCTAGagtattgtatgtgtgtgtgtgcatgctttcCTCCCAAGCTTTCTGCACTGTCAATAAGATGACTGCCATGAGTGGAGGGGCTGCTGCCCTAAGGCTCCACTAAGCCTCTCATCCATCGCTGCCCCCTGTCTTCTCTTGAACAGACTGAGCTGTGGGCTGAAAATCATTTTGATACTCCTGTGTCAATATGATTTATGGCACTTCTAGTTCTTGGGATTTTTGCTTCTGGCTTAGACTTGGGGGCAGGAAGATAAGCAGACCCCCAGAGAACTACCTCAGGCTCAGAATTTTGAGACCCTTGAGAGTGTTCCTTGTGGATCTGCTTCTGACCTAAGCACTCAGGGCCAATCCAAACAAGTGGAATCTCTGGGCCCAGCTTCAACCACATTAGCTTCCTATGAGTAGCAAAAGTTCATTTACATCTGATACCATTTCTGGTGCCTGTTAAACAAATACGACTATTCCCAAGGGTCAAAAAGACAGAGCAGGGGCCTACTGATGCCAGTGCTGAGTGCCtggatgttgttcagttgctatacATTAATGAAGTCAGACTGGTGCTTTTGTCCAAGGCATTTGCACGTGGTGCCTTTAagtgattttttccccttcagggTACAAATGGAATCATCCGTGAACCATGCTTTCACTCCGGATACAGAAGGAAAGTAAAGATGAGTGTCTTCAACGAAGGTTTCTGTACCATGAGATATGAGTTGAATTCTTCATTTTATCCACTCTCTGACGTTGACATCCGTGGCACTGGACGCTTCCGACAATGTCAGCAAAGCATCATTCAACTCTTTAACACCAGTTATTGCCCTTACTCCAGTTGCTCCTTCAATGGGGTTTTCTTACCGCCACTCCAAGGGCAGTTTGGGGTAAGTTTGTGAAATAATGATATACTTGTTAGAATGATTTTGGTTGTAAATTATAGAATATGTGCCTCCAAAGGGTTTAAATAACAGGATTCTTTATCTTCTCACATGGTAATAATCCTTGAGATAGATAGTTCTGGGCTAGTTCTTTAGCTTAACAATATCagcttttcaattattttcttggCTTTATTGTGGTGCTAAAATGGCAGCTACTGCTCTGTGCAAAGCCAatgcaggaaagaaagaagtttATCTTGCATATATCTCTCTCCAACTCTGCAAAA includes these proteins:
- the LOC101107489 gene encoding ectonucleoside triphosphate diphosphohydrolase 1 isoform X5; its protein translation is MEDRRESELKVFCSKNILSILGFSCIIAVIALLALGLTQNKALPENVKFGIVLDAGSSHTSLYIYRWPAEKENDTGVVTQIEECKLKGPGISSFAKKLNEINVYLTACMERARKVIPSIQHTETPVYLGATAGMRLLRMENKQMADKILAVVASSISKYPFDFQGARIISGQEEGAYGWITVNYLLGKFTQKLSWFNLKPSKDDTQETYGALDLGGASTQITFVPRNETTESPDNNLYFRLYGKNYNVYTHSFLCYGKDQALFQKLALGLQGTNGIIREPCFHSGYRRKVKMSVFNEGFCTMRYELNSSFYPLSDVDIRGTGRFRQCQQSIIQLFNTSYCPYSSCSFNGVFLPPLQGQFGAFSAFYYVMEFLNFTSQESTSVEKLTEKLQEFCAQRWEEVEKNFGDVKEKYLSEYCFSGTYILVLLLNGYHFTAESWKNIHFMNKVRSTSVGWTLGYMLNLTNKIPAEQPLSAPLPHSTYVFLMVLFSLILLAVIIVGIVVFHKPSYLWKDVV
- the LOC101107489 gene encoding ectonucleoside triphosphate diphosphohydrolase 1 isoform X6: MNSKKGLLIREPEVIGFVGPADLFLSPILFPAGIKFGIVLDAGSSHTSLYIYRWPAEKENDTGVVTQIEECKLKGPGISSFAKKLNEINVYLTACMERARKVIPSIQHTETPVYLGATAGMRLLRMENKQMADKILAVVASSISKYPFDFQGARIISGQEEGAYGWITVNYLLGKFTQKLSWFNLKPSKDDTQETYGALDLGGASTQITFVPRNETTESPDNNLYFRLYGKNYNVYTHSFLCYGKDQALFQKLALGLQGTNGIIREPCFHSGYRRKVKMSVFNEGFCTMRYELNSSFYPLSDVDIRGTGRFRQCQQSIIQLFNTSYCPYSSCSFNGVFLPPLQGQFGAFSAFYYVMEFLNFTSQESTSVEKLTEKLQEFCAQRWEEVEKNFGDVKEKYLSEYCFSGTYILVLLLNGYHFTAESWKNIHFMNKVRSTSVGWTLGYMLNLTNKIPAEQPLSAPLPHSTYVFLMVLFSLILLAVIIVGIVVFHKPSYLWKDVV
- the LOC101107489 gene encoding ectonucleoside triphosphate diphosphohydrolase 1 isoform X3, with the protein product MERARKVIPSIQHTETPVYLGATAGMRLLRMENKQMADKILAVVASSISKYPFDFQGARIISGQEEGAYGWITVNYLLGKFTQKLSWFNLKPSKDDTQETYGALDLGGASTQITFVPRNETTESPDNNLYFRLYGKNYNVYTHSFLCYGKDQALFQKLALGLQGTNGIIREPCFHSGYRRKVKMSVFNEGFCTMRYELNSSFYPLSDVDIRGTGRFRQCQQSIIQLFNTSYCPYSSCSFNGVFLPPLQGQFGAFSAFYYVMEFLNFTSQESTSVEKLTEKLQEFCAQRWEEVEKNFGDVKEKYLSEYCFSGTYILVLLLNGYHFTAESWKNIHFMNKVRSTSVGWTLGYMLNLTNKIPAEQPLSAPLPHSTYVFLMVLFSLILLAVIIVGIVVFHKPSYLWKDVV
- the LOC101107489 gene encoding ectonucleoside triphosphate diphosphohydrolase 1 isoform X2: MERARKVIPSIQHTETPVYLGATAGMRLLRMENKQMADKILAVVASSISKYPFDFQGARIISGQEEGAYGWITVNYLLGKFTQKLSWFNLKPSKDDTQETYGALDLGGASTQITFVPRNETTESPDNNLYFRLYGKNYNVYTHSFLCYGKDQALFQKLALGLQGTNGIIREPCFHSGYRRKVKMSVFNEGFCTMRYELNSSFYPLSDVDIRGTGRFRQCQQSIIQLFNTSYCPYSSCSFNGVFLPPLQGQFGAFSAFYYVMEFLNFTSQESTSVEKLTEKLQEFCAQRWEEVEKNFGDVKEKYLSEYCFSGTYILVLLLNGYHFTAESWKNIHFMNKMSEDADNIAVEENVDEHIPKVLNVEENRNIIESLRGKVREKLKNAKARKKGSVDPVCKTGKKTQMCITDFWTQRERERVG
- the LOC101107489 gene encoding ectonucleoside triphosphate diphosphohydrolase 1 isoform X4; its protein translation is MERPRPLRTESELKVFCSKNILSILGFSCIIAVIALLALGLTQNKALPENVKFGIVLDAGSSHTSLYIYRWPAEKENDTGVVTQIEECKLKGPGISSFAKKLNEINVYLTACMERARKVIPSIQHTETPVYLGATAGMRLLRMENKQMADKILAVVASSISKYPFDFQGARIISGQEEGAYGWITVNYLLGKFTQKLSWFNLKPSKDDTQETYGALDLGGASTQITFVPRNETTESPDNNLYFRLYGKNYNVYTHSFLCYGKDQALFQKLALGLQGTNGIIREPCFHSGYRRKVKMSVFNEGFCTMRYELNSSFYPLSDVDIRGTGRFRQCQQSIIQLFNTSYCPYSSCSFNGVFLPPLQGQFGAFSAFYYVMEFLNFTSQESTSVEKLTEKLQEFCAQRWEEVEKNFGDVKEKYLSEYCFSGTYILVLLLNGYHFTAESWKNIHFMNKVRSTSVGWTLGYMLNLTNKIPAEQPLSAPLPHSTYVFLMVLFSLILLAVIIVGIVVFHKPSYLWKDVV